The Carassius gibelio isolate Cgi1373 ecotype wild population from Czech Republic chromosome B22, carGib1.2-hapl.c, whole genome shotgun sequence genome window below encodes:
- the LOC127987024 gene encoding TSC22 domain family protein 2 isoform X1 encodes MSKMPSKKKSCFQITSVTQAAQVAANSNTDDTESLDDPRTEDMSSSEIYDMSKTGDFEPEACDVSLSDESLHNEAETSGASAQDVPITNIPGSRNTSAVHMNPPVRSVSGSVSSQSSVVSNAPTSIQTSSVSSSATVSTCSSRFRVIKLDHGTGEPFKRGRWNCTEFYERDTDNSSSGRTVDTIKHASGADHSADRDGPGVTGGSMAVHVVSSVSAAEPRTDSGYLSAPSNPSVELQQQTLGISQQGLGLAAQNAHIKSPSMPLATQPQPFFPVQIHQSVIPSNQSQTVSVASLPLTTPLNQGPSPVMTPAAGSAAHVLGLVPQPVDGRGLPIGQPEHVQGLLQQPGISTALGSVSAAAVVQQAPVPLIQPAVTASVNTLAGVPGVQNVPAVMSSASNAPQSMPKQTPQNPTQGVLGGLGAQMTPANFSQLPTGVAQYVENQRKPDGLLQSSVLMGTPAVSSLFGMAISIDGDEDSGKGIETLLWTFEFLGSRNPSTAFYQAFPNGRSKAISDGASGASVVAIDNKIEQAMDLVKSHLMYAVREEVEVLKEQIKELYERNSVLERENAVLKSLANTEQLTQLSSQLNSLGSTSPQQTAVNAILQEGGTLVALPPQPNVSTS; translated from the exons ATGTCTAAAATGCCGTCGAAAAAGAAGAGCTGTTTTCAGATCACCAGCGTAACGCAGGCTGCGCAGGTGGCGGCCAACAGCAACACGGACGACACCGAGAGTTTAGACGACCCCAGGACTGAGGACATGTCCTCATCCGAGATATACGACATGTCCAAAACTGGAGATTTCGAGCCGGAGGCGTGTGATGTCAGTTTATCTGATGAATCGCTTCATAACGAGGCTGAAACATCTGGGGCGAGTGCCCAAGATGTTCCCATAACGAACATACCTGGTTCTCGCAACACAAGTGCGGTTCATATGAACCCACCTGTCCGTTCAGTTAGCGGGTCTGTATCTTCCCAGTCTTCGGTTGTATCTAATGCACCGACCAGCATCCAGACTTCATCAGTTAGCAGTTCTGCCACAGTAAGTACCTGCAGCTCCCGTTTCAGGGTCATCAAGTTAGACCATGGCACAGGTGAACCCTTCAAAAGAGGTAGGTGGAATTGCACTGAGTTTTACGAGCGGGATACGGACAATTCCTCGTCCGGCCGGACTGTGGATACCATTAAACACGCAAGCGGCGCGGATCACAGCGCCGACAGGGACGGACCAGGAGTCACTGGAGGTTCGATGGCTGTGCATGTTGTGTCTTCAGTGTCTGCGGCAGAGCCACGTACAGATAGTGGCTACTTATCTGCACCATCGAACCCGTCAGTGGAGCTTCAGCAGCAAACCCTAGGCATCTCTCAGCAGGGATTAGGGCTTGCAGCCCAGAATGCCCATATCAAATCTCCAAGCATGCCTTTGGCAACTCAACCACAGCCATTTTTTCCCGTGCAGATTCATCAGAGTGTTATTCCCTCAAATCAGTCCCAGACGGTCTCGGTGGCTTCTCTTCCGCTCACGACCCCGCTGAACCAGGGTCCGTCACCTGTTATGACTCCTGCAGCGGGAAGCGCTGCACACGTGCTTGGATTAGTTCCCCAGCCCGTGGACGGCAGAGGGCTTCCCATCGGCCAGCCGGAGCATGTTCAGGGGCTTTTACAGCAGCCGGGCATCAGCACGGCTCTAGGGAGCGTGTCGGCCGCAGCTGTTGTACAGCAGGCACCAGTGCCGCTCATTCAGCCGGCGGTAACCGCGTCTGTCAACACCCTCGCTGGGGTCCCTGGTGTGCAAAATGTGCCTGCTGTTATGTCCAGTGCCTCTAATGCCCCCCAGAGCATGCCAAAACAGACGCCACAGAATCCGACTCAGGGAGTCCTCGGAGGACTGGGTGCGCAGATGACCCCCGCTAACTTTAGCCAGCTCCCCACCGGCGTCGCCCAGTACGTGGAGAACCAGAGGAAGCCCGACGGGCTGCTCCAGAGCTCTGTGCTCATGGGAACACCTGCTGTCAGCAGCCTGTTCGGGATGGCTATATCAATTGATGGGGATGAGGACAG tgggaAAGGCATAGAAACACTATTGTGGACTTTTGAATTCCTTGGCTCACG GAATCCCTCCACGGCTTTCTATCAGGCCTTCCCAAACGGCAGGTCAAAGGCCATCAGTGATGG TGCCTCTGGCGCCAGTGTTGTGGCCATTGATAACAAAATCGAGCAAGCTATG GATCTTGTGAAAAGCCATTTAATGTACGCGGTGCGTGAGGAAGTGGAGGTCCTGAAGGAGCAGATCAAGGAGCTGTATGAGAGGAACTCAGTTCTGGAGAGAGAGAACGCAGTATTAAAGTCTCTGGCCAACACGGAGCAGCTGACCCAGCTCTCCTCTCAGCTCAACAGCCTCGGCAGCACTTCACCCCAACAGACGGCGGTCAACGCCATCCTACAGGAAGGAGGCACACTCGTGGCCTTGCCCCCGCAACCCAACGTGTCCACATCGTGA
- the LOC127988314 gene encoding profilin-2 has product MSWQGYVDNLMADGVCQDSAIVGCNSDSKYVWAAQEGGTFINITPTEIDVLVGKDRQSFFTNGLTLGSKKCSVIRDSLLVDNDWTMDIRTKSQGGEPTYNITVGKAAKALVIVMGKEGTHGGLLNKKAYTMAEYLRKSGY; this is encoded by the exons ATGTCGTGGCAGGGCTACGTGGACAACCTGATGGCGGATGGCGTCTGCCAGGACTCCGCCATTGTTGGGTGCAACTCGGACTCTAAATACGTGTGGGCAGCGCAGGAGGGGGGCACATTCATAAACATCACG ccCACAGAAATCGATGTCCTAGTAGGAAAAGACCGACAAAGTTTCTTCACCAACGGCCTGACCTTAGGTTCAAAGAAGTGCTCAGTTATCCGAGACAGCCTCCTAGTCGACAATGATTGGACAATGGACATAAGGACGAAGAGTCAAGGAGGAGAGCCCACGTACAACATCACTGTCGGCAAAGCAGCCAAAG CATTGGTTATTGTCATGGGCAAGGAAGGCACCCATGGAGGGCTGCTCAACAAGAAAGCATATACCATGGCTGAATACCTGAGGAAATCTGGATATTAA
- the LOC127987024 gene encoding TSC22 domain family protein 2 isoform X2 has product MSKMPSKKKSCFQITSVTQAAQVAANSNTDDTESLDDPRTEDMSSSEIYDMSKTGDFEPEACDVSLSDESLHNEAETSGASAQDVPITNIPGSRNTSAVHMNPPVRSVSGSVSSQSSVVSNAPTSIQTSSVSSSATVSTCSSRFRVIKLDHGTGEPFKRGRWNCTEFYERDTDNSSSGRTVDTIKHASGADHSADRDGPGVTGGSMAVHVVSSVSAAEPRTDSGYLSAPSNPSVELQQQTLGISQQGLGLAAQNAHIKSPSMPLATQPQPFFPVQIHQSVIPSNQSQTVSVASLPLTTPLNQGPSPVMTPAAGSAAHVLGLVPQPVDGRGLPIGQPEHVQGLLQQPGISTALGSVSAAAVVQQAPVPLIQPAVTASVNTLAGVPGVQNVPAVMSSASNAPQSMPKQTPQNPTQGVLGGLGAQMTPANFSQLPTGVAQYVENQRKPDGLLQSSVLMGTPAVSSLFGMAISIDGDEDRNPSTAFYQAFPNGRSKAISDGASGASVVAIDNKIEQAMDLVKSHLMYAVREEVEVLKEQIKELYERNSVLERENAVLKSLANTEQLTQLSSQLNSLGSTSPQQTAVNAILQEGGTLVALPPQPNVSTS; this is encoded by the exons ATGTCTAAAATGCCGTCGAAAAAGAAGAGCTGTTTTCAGATCACCAGCGTAACGCAGGCTGCGCAGGTGGCGGCCAACAGCAACACGGACGACACCGAGAGTTTAGACGACCCCAGGACTGAGGACATGTCCTCATCCGAGATATACGACATGTCCAAAACTGGAGATTTCGAGCCGGAGGCGTGTGATGTCAGTTTATCTGATGAATCGCTTCATAACGAGGCTGAAACATCTGGGGCGAGTGCCCAAGATGTTCCCATAACGAACATACCTGGTTCTCGCAACACAAGTGCGGTTCATATGAACCCACCTGTCCGTTCAGTTAGCGGGTCTGTATCTTCCCAGTCTTCGGTTGTATCTAATGCACCGACCAGCATCCAGACTTCATCAGTTAGCAGTTCTGCCACAGTAAGTACCTGCAGCTCCCGTTTCAGGGTCATCAAGTTAGACCATGGCACAGGTGAACCCTTCAAAAGAGGTAGGTGGAATTGCACTGAGTTTTACGAGCGGGATACGGACAATTCCTCGTCCGGCCGGACTGTGGATACCATTAAACACGCAAGCGGCGCGGATCACAGCGCCGACAGGGACGGACCAGGAGTCACTGGAGGTTCGATGGCTGTGCATGTTGTGTCTTCAGTGTCTGCGGCAGAGCCACGTACAGATAGTGGCTACTTATCTGCACCATCGAACCCGTCAGTGGAGCTTCAGCAGCAAACCCTAGGCATCTCTCAGCAGGGATTAGGGCTTGCAGCCCAGAATGCCCATATCAAATCTCCAAGCATGCCTTTGGCAACTCAACCACAGCCATTTTTTCCCGTGCAGATTCATCAGAGTGTTATTCCCTCAAATCAGTCCCAGACGGTCTCGGTGGCTTCTCTTCCGCTCACGACCCCGCTGAACCAGGGTCCGTCACCTGTTATGACTCCTGCAGCGGGAAGCGCTGCACACGTGCTTGGATTAGTTCCCCAGCCCGTGGACGGCAGAGGGCTTCCCATCGGCCAGCCGGAGCATGTTCAGGGGCTTTTACAGCAGCCGGGCATCAGCACGGCTCTAGGGAGCGTGTCGGCCGCAGCTGTTGTACAGCAGGCACCAGTGCCGCTCATTCAGCCGGCGGTAACCGCGTCTGTCAACACCCTCGCTGGGGTCCCTGGTGTGCAAAATGTGCCTGCTGTTATGTCCAGTGCCTCTAATGCCCCCCAGAGCATGCCAAAACAGACGCCACAGAATCCGACTCAGGGAGTCCTCGGAGGACTGGGTGCGCAGATGACCCCCGCTAACTTTAGCCAGCTCCCCACCGGCGTCGCCCAGTACGTGGAGAACCAGAGGAAGCCCGACGGGCTGCTCCAGAGCTCTGTGCTCATGGGAACACCTGCTGTCAGCAGCCTGTTCGGGATGGCTATATCAATTGATGGGGATGAGGACAG GAATCCCTCCACGGCTTTCTATCAGGCCTTCCCAAACGGCAGGTCAAAGGCCATCAGTGATGG TGCCTCTGGCGCCAGTGTTGTGGCCATTGATAACAAAATCGAGCAAGCTATG GATCTTGTGAAAAGCCATTTAATGTACGCGGTGCGTGAGGAAGTGGAGGTCCTGAAGGAGCAGATCAAGGAGCTGTATGAGAGGAACTCAGTTCTGGAGAGAGAGAACGCAGTATTAAAGTCTCTGGCCAACACGGAGCAGCTGACCCAGCTCTCCTCTCAGCTCAACAGCCTCGGCAGCACTTCACCCCAACAGACGGCGGTCAACGCCATCCTACAGGAAGGAGGCACACTCGTGGCCTTGCCCCCGCAACCCAACGTGTCCACATCGTGA
- the LOC127987024 gene encoding TSC22 domain family protein 2 isoform X3, translated as MSKMPSKKKSCFQITSVTQAAQVAANSNTDDTESLDDPRTEDMSSSEIYDMSKTGDFEPEACDVSLSDESLHNEAETSGASAQDVPITNIPGSRNTSAVHMNPPVRSVSGSVSSQSSVVSNAPTSIQTSSVSSSATVSTCSSRFRVIKLDHGTGEPFKRGRWNCTEFYERDTDNSSSGRTVDTIKHASGADHSADRDGPGVTGGSMAVHVVSSVSAAEPRTDSGYLSAPSNPSVELQQQTLGISQQGLGLAAQNAHIKSPSMPLATQPQPFFPVQIHQSVIPSNQSQTVSVASLPLTTPLNQGPSPVMTPAAGSAAHVLGLVPQPVDGRGLPIGQPEHVQGLLQQPGISTALGSVSAAAVVQQAPVPLIQPAVTASVNTLAGVPGVQNVPAVMSSASNAPQSMPKQTPQNPTQGVLGGLGAQMTPANFSQLPTGVAQYVENQRKPDGLLQSSVLMGTPAVSSLFGMAISIDGDEDSGKGIETLLWTFEFLGSRASGASVVAIDNKIEQAMDLVKSHLMYAVREEVEVLKEQIKELYERNSVLERENAVLKSLANTEQLTQLSSQLNSLGSTSPQQTAVNAILQEGGTLVALPPQPNVSTS; from the exons ATGTCTAAAATGCCGTCGAAAAAGAAGAGCTGTTTTCAGATCACCAGCGTAACGCAGGCTGCGCAGGTGGCGGCCAACAGCAACACGGACGACACCGAGAGTTTAGACGACCCCAGGACTGAGGACATGTCCTCATCCGAGATATACGACATGTCCAAAACTGGAGATTTCGAGCCGGAGGCGTGTGATGTCAGTTTATCTGATGAATCGCTTCATAACGAGGCTGAAACATCTGGGGCGAGTGCCCAAGATGTTCCCATAACGAACATACCTGGTTCTCGCAACACAAGTGCGGTTCATATGAACCCACCTGTCCGTTCAGTTAGCGGGTCTGTATCTTCCCAGTCTTCGGTTGTATCTAATGCACCGACCAGCATCCAGACTTCATCAGTTAGCAGTTCTGCCACAGTAAGTACCTGCAGCTCCCGTTTCAGGGTCATCAAGTTAGACCATGGCACAGGTGAACCCTTCAAAAGAGGTAGGTGGAATTGCACTGAGTTTTACGAGCGGGATACGGACAATTCCTCGTCCGGCCGGACTGTGGATACCATTAAACACGCAAGCGGCGCGGATCACAGCGCCGACAGGGACGGACCAGGAGTCACTGGAGGTTCGATGGCTGTGCATGTTGTGTCTTCAGTGTCTGCGGCAGAGCCACGTACAGATAGTGGCTACTTATCTGCACCATCGAACCCGTCAGTGGAGCTTCAGCAGCAAACCCTAGGCATCTCTCAGCAGGGATTAGGGCTTGCAGCCCAGAATGCCCATATCAAATCTCCAAGCATGCCTTTGGCAACTCAACCACAGCCATTTTTTCCCGTGCAGATTCATCAGAGTGTTATTCCCTCAAATCAGTCCCAGACGGTCTCGGTGGCTTCTCTTCCGCTCACGACCCCGCTGAACCAGGGTCCGTCACCTGTTATGACTCCTGCAGCGGGAAGCGCTGCACACGTGCTTGGATTAGTTCCCCAGCCCGTGGACGGCAGAGGGCTTCCCATCGGCCAGCCGGAGCATGTTCAGGGGCTTTTACAGCAGCCGGGCATCAGCACGGCTCTAGGGAGCGTGTCGGCCGCAGCTGTTGTACAGCAGGCACCAGTGCCGCTCATTCAGCCGGCGGTAACCGCGTCTGTCAACACCCTCGCTGGGGTCCCTGGTGTGCAAAATGTGCCTGCTGTTATGTCCAGTGCCTCTAATGCCCCCCAGAGCATGCCAAAACAGACGCCACAGAATCCGACTCAGGGAGTCCTCGGAGGACTGGGTGCGCAGATGACCCCCGCTAACTTTAGCCAGCTCCCCACCGGCGTCGCCCAGTACGTGGAGAACCAGAGGAAGCCCGACGGGCTGCTCCAGAGCTCTGTGCTCATGGGAACACCTGCTGTCAGCAGCCTGTTCGGGATGGCTATATCAATTGATGGGGATGAGGACAG tgggaAAGGCATAGAAACACTATTGTGGACTTTTGAATTCCTTGGCTCACG TGCCTCTGGCGCCAGTGTTGTGGCCATTGATAACAAAATCGAGCAAGCTATG GATCTTGTGAAAAGCCATTTAATGTACGCGGTGCGTGAGGAAGTGGAGGTCCTGAAGGAGCAGATCAAGGAGCTGTATGAGAGGAACTCAGTTCTGGAGAGAGAGAACGCAGTATTAAAGTCTCTGGCCAACACGGAGCAGCTGACCCAGCTCTCCTCTCAGCTCAACAGCCTCGGCAGCACTTCACCCCAACAGACGGCGGTCAACGCCATCCTACAGGAAGGAGGCACACTCGTGGCCTTGCCCCCGCAACCCAACGTGTCCACATCGTGA
- the LOC127987024 gene encoding TSC22 domain family protein 2 isoform X4, giving the protein MSKMPSKKKSCFQITSVTQAAQVAANSNTDDTESLDDPRTEDMSSSEIYDMSKTGDFEPEACDVSLSDESLHNEAETSGASAQDVPITNIPGSRNTSAVHMNPPVRSVSGSVSSQSSVVSNAPTSIQTSSVSSSATVSTCSSRFRVIKLDHGTGEPFKRGRWNCTEFYERDTDNSSSGRTVDTIKHASGADHSADRDGPGVTGGSMAVHVVSSVSAAEPRTDSGYLSAPSNPSVELQQQTLGISQQGLGLAAQNAHIKSPSMPLATQPQPFFPVQIHQSVIPSNQSQTVSVASLPLTTPLNQGPSPVMTPAAGSAAHVLGLVPQPVDGRGLPIGQPEHVQGLLQQPGISTALGSVSAAAVVQQAPVPLIQPAVTASVNTLAGVPGVQNVPAVMSSASNAPQSMPKQTPQNPTQGVLGGLGAQMTPANFSQLPTGVAQYVENQRKPDGLLQSSVLMGTPAVSSLFGMAISIDGDEDSASGASVVAIDNKIEQAMDLVKSHLMYAVREEVEVLKEQIKELYERNSVLERENAVLKSLANTEQLTQLSSQLNSLGSTSPQQTAVNAILQEGGTLVALPPQPNVSTS; this is encoded by the exons ATGTCTAAAATGCCGTCGAAAAAGAAGAGCTGTTTTCAGATCACCAGCGTAACGCAGGCTGCGCAGGTGGCGGCCAACAGCAACACGGACGACACCGAGAGTTTAGACGACCCCAGGACTGAGGACATGTCCTCATCCGAGATATACGACATGTCCAAAACTGGAGATTTCGAGCCGGAGGCGTGTGATGTCAGTTTATCTGATGAATCGCTTCATAACGAGGCTGAAACATCTGGGGCGAGTGCCCAAGATGTTCCCATAACGAACATACCTGGTTCTCGCAACACAAGTGCGGTTCATATGAACCCACCTGTCCGTTCAGTTAGCGGGTCTGTATCTTCCCAGTCTTCGGTTGTATCTAATGCACCGACCAGCATCCAGACTTCATCAGTTAGCAGTTCTGCCACAGTAAGTACCTGCAGCTCCCGTTTCAGGGTCATCAAGTTAGACCATGGCACAGGTGAACCCTTCAAAAGAGGTAGGTGGAATTGCACTGAGTTTTACGAGCGGGATACGGACAATTCCTCGTCCGGCCGGACTGTGGATACCATTAAACACGCAAGCGGCGCGGATCACAGCGCCGACAGGGACGGACCAGGAGTCACTGGAGGTTCGATGGCTGTGCATGTTGTGTCTTCAGTGTCTGCGGCAGAGCCACGTACAGATAGTGGCTACTTATCTGCACCATCGAACCCGTCAGTGGAGCTTCAGCAGCAAACCCTAGGCATCTCTCAGCAGGGATTAGGGCTTGCAGCCCAGAATGCCCATATCAAATCTCCAAGCATGCCTTTGGCAACTCAACCACAGCCATTTTTTCCCGTGCAGATTCATCAGAGTGTTATTCCCTCAAATCAGTCCCAGACGGTCTCGGTGGCTTCTCTTCCGCTCACGACCCCGCTGAACCAGGGTCCGTCACCTGTTATGACTCCTGCAGCGGGAAGCGCTGCACACGTGCTTGGATTAGTTCCCCAGCCCGTGGACGGCAGAGGGCTTCCCATCGGCCAGCCGGAGCATGTTCAGGGGCTTTTACAGCAGCCGGGCATCAGCACGGCTCTAGGGAGCGTGTCGGCCGCAGCTGTTGTACAGCAGGCACCAGTGCCGCTCATTCAGCCGGCGGTAACCGCGTCTGTCAACACCCTCGCTGGGGTCCCTGGTGTGCAAAATGTGCCTGCTGTTATGTCCAGTGCCTCTAATGCCCCCCAGAGCATGCCAAAACAGACGCCACAGAATCCGACTCAGGGAGTCCTCGGAGGACTGGGTGCGCAGATGACCCCCGCTAACTTTAGCCAGCTCCCCACCGGCGTCGCCCAGTACGTGGAGAACCAGAGGAAGCCCGACGGGCTGCTCCAGAGCTCTGTGCTCATGGGAACACCTGCTGTCAGCAGCCTGTTCGGGATGGCTATATCAATTGATGGGGATGAGGACAG TGCCTCTGGCGCCAGTGTTGTGGCCATTGATAACAAAATCGAGCAAGCTATG GATCTTGTGAAAAGCCATTTAATGTACGCGGTGCGTGAGGAAGTGGAGGTCCTGAAGGAGCAGATCAAGGAGCTGTATGAGAGGAACTCAGTTCTGGAGAGAGAGAACGCAGTATTAAAGTCTCTGGCCAACACGGAGCAGCTGACCCAGCTCTCCTCTCAGCTCAACAGCCTCGGCAGCACTTCACCCCAACAGACGGCGGTCAACGCCATCCTACAGGAAGGAGGCACACTCGTGGCCTTGCCCCCGCAACCCAACGTGTCCACATCGTGA